The Arachis hypogaea cultivar Tifrunner chromosome 19, arahy.Tifrunner.gnm2.J5K5, whole genome shotgun sequence genome has a window encoding:
- the LOC112775863 gene encoding uncharacterized protein: MRGESDRVENAMLEDDSDEEPANIGGDSDDEIPTNPATCQPPSSEEVVLTVKDYSIRRGVEYRVMESDHLKYHGRCKEFGKGCTWMIRISLRARSRTWEVRRYDRPHKCLATSISSDHRQLDYHVICVKIFSLVRATAAVSIKMLQEATEGTYGFRPTYRKTWLAKQKAVAQIYEDWKESYAELPHWILGVQSTMEGTVALLKMSPVRVGDDVDDSTIIDGTHLYSKYGGTLLLAIAQDGNSNILPIAFSLVEGKNAKSWSFFLTNLRQHMTPQQGILVISDRHNGIKAALENPNSGWLPPHAYRAFCIRHVAANFTLSFKGTDAKCLLVNAAYAKTEAEFHYWFDIIHTENPAMCDWANRIEYDKWT; this comes from the exons ATGAGGGGGGAATCGGATCGGGTTGAAAATGCGATGCTAGAGGATGATTCCGACGAAGAGCCTGCTAACATTGGAGGGGACAGCGATGATGAAATTCCAACAAACCCAGCAACATGTCAACCACCGTCAAGT GAGGAAGTTGTTCTTACTGTAAAGGATTACAGCATTCGGCGCGGTGTTGAGTACAGAGTGATGGAGTCGGATCATCTTAAGTACCATGGGAGATGCAAGGAGTTCGGGAAGGGTTGCACGTGGATGATTCGCATCAGCCTTCGAGCGCGGAGTCGAACCTGGGAGGTTCGACGGTACGACAGACCACACAAATGCTTGGCTACATCGATATCAAGCGACCACCGACAACTTGATTATCATGTGATCTGTGTGAAAATCTTTTCTCTGGTTCGAGCCACTGCGGCGGTATCGATAAAGATGTTGCAAGAAGCTACCGAAGGAACGTACGGGTTCAGGCCAACTTATAGGAAGACGTGGTTGGCAAAACAGAAGGCGGTAGCACAAATATACGAGGACTGGAAAGAGTCCTATGCCGAGCTACCTCATTGGATCCTTGGTGTGCAGTCTACCATGGAGGGGACGGTTGCCTTGTTGAAGATGTCTCCGGTTCGAGTCGGTGATGACGTTGATGACTCAACCAT CATAGACGGTACTCATCTGTATAGCAAGTATGGAGGGACTTTGCTCCTGGCCATCGCTCAAGATGGGAACTCCAACATCTTGCCTATTGCTTTCAGTCTCGTGGAGGGAAAAAATGCCAAGTCGTGGTCTTTCTTCCTGACCAACCTGCGCCAACATATGACTCCACAACAGGGGATACTGGTAATCTCAGATAGGCACAACGGCATCAAGGCTGCACTAGAGAACCCTAACAGTGGGTGGTTACCCCCTCATGCGTACCGAGCATTTTGTATTCGTCATGTTGCAGCTAACTTCACACTCAGTTTCAAGGGCACGGATGCAAAGTGTTTGCTTGTGAACGCTGCTTATGCGAAGACTGAGGCAGAGTTTCACTATTGGTTTGATATAATACATACCGAGAATCCGGCAATGTGTGATTGGGCGAACAGAATAGAATACGATAAGTGGACTTAG